From Acidobacteriota bacterium, a single genomic window includes:
- a CDS encoding bifunctional phosphoribosyl-AMP cyclohydrolase/phosphoribosyl-ATP diphosphatase HisIE, with translation MKLDFEKYADKLAPAIVQDSVTDKVLMLGFMNEEALARTIETNRVTFFSRSRQTLWTKGETSGNSLKVVRILADCDNDTLLIKAEPAGPVCHTGADTCFDEPNRKDDVLSELEALIRDRKRNPKPEAYTSKLFARGMNKIAQKVGEEAVELVIEAKDDNRELFLNESADLLFHMLVLFAAKDVTVDDVLEVLRSRRLA, from the coding sequence ATGAAATTGGATTTTGAAAAATACGCAGACAAGCTAGCACCGGCGATCGTTCAGGATTCCGTGACCGATAAGGTTCTGATGCTCGGGTTTATGAACGAGGAAGCGCTCGCGAGAACGATCGAAACGAACCGTGTGACCTTTTTTTCCCGGTCGCGTCAAACTCTCTGGACGAAGGGCGAAACGAGCGGGAATTCTCTCAAGGTCGTCCGGATCCTTGCCGACTGCGATAACGACACGCTGCTGATAAAGGCCGAGCCCGCGGGTCCGGTTTGCCACACCGGCGCGGACACTTGCTTCGACGAACCCAATCGCAAGGACGACGTGTTGTCCGAGTTGGAAGCGTTGATCCGTGACCGGAAGCGGAACCCAAAGCCTGAGGCTTACACGTCAAAACTCTTCGCCCGCGGGATGAACAAGATCGCTCAGAAGGTCGGCGAAGAAGCTGTCGAACTGGTGATCGAAGCGAAGGACGACAATCGTGAACTCTTCCTTAACGAATCGGCCGACCTGTTGTTTCATATGCTGGTGCTGTTCGCCGCGAAAGACGTCACGGTTGACGATGTCCTCGAGGTTCTTCGGTCGCGCCGACTCGCTTGA